In one window of Nakamurella sp. PAMC28650 DNA:
- a CDS encoding alpha/beta fold hydrolase yields the protein MKVRLGRLLAGRTWKVIAALVVVLIVAGIVVATRPGTKSGTAVRTENETISVAGGPGVGGNVSIDATLYVPDQPGPHPAVLMAHGFGGSKQSIAQDAHDLSTHGFVVLAYSARGFGASTGQIGLDSLDYEVADARSLVTWLATRPEVVQDGPGDPRVGVSGASYGGALALMLAGTDKRIDAVAPQITWNNLSTALFPNAVDPSAATAGIPAAGTPAAAPTSVDGVFKKSWTAALLTSVIAGSSLSSESGTAAAVTTGGGGFGGGSGSGSATTTAQAGPTDAGTGSAGSGSGAGQAAAGTATAGCGRLMVDVCAAYSDAAQTGRESPALAALLARSSPAAVVGNITAPTLLMQGERDTLFGLDQADANAKAIAAHGTTVAVSWYDGGHDGGSLDQANRDRITSWFTYYLGRTGSKPADSFTYSVAGPLSDNGTARSRTLQVPAYPGLAGAAAVARASVPLAGGTQTVLNPPGGSPAGISSLPGLSGLAGSLLGNLSLGIPGQTATFTSAEFKTLTVVAGTPQISVDVSTVPVVGSATGAGAVGGAGAGAGAGAGSGASGSGTSGAASSGAVLFVSMSKVAAGGTKTLAGSAVAPVRISGLPTDGSARTVRIALPAVGFQVEAGSRVQVTLSTTDQAYAGPTSPAVYRISLTAAGSTGAGAGGLSIPEVGGVRVSAGEVPVGKLIALIILAVLAILGLFLLGRVRRPRGIPAAPVPGGAVPGGSVPGGSVPGGAVPGGAVPGRQLPGDRVPATPVPLEIIGLGKSYPGGVAAVTDVSFRVDSGQVLGLLGPNGAGKTTTLRMVMGLITPTAGEIRVFGQTVRPGADILARIGSFVEGSGFLPHLSGQKNLDLYWQASGRPKADAHLEEALEIAALGKAINRKVKTYSQGMRQRLAIAQAMLGLPDLLILDEPTNGLDPPQIHAMREVLRGYAATGRTVLVSSHMLSEVEQTCSHVVVVHQGRTIASGTVAEMVSESGDMVFTVDAQARAMEVLRQLPGIGDVEVDDPAGPQDQVDAAHRGGIVRADLGRSSAAAAVAALVGAGVAVTTASPRNRLEDVFLELVGAAGPSAQSGGTR from the coding sequence GTGAAGGTCCGCCTCGGCCGCCTGCTGGCAGGACGAACCTGGAAGGTGATCGCAGCCCTCGTCGTCGTGCTGATCGTCGCGGGGATCGTGGTGGCGACCAGACCGGGCACGAAGTCCGGTACCGCGGTGAGGACGGAGAACGAGACGATCTCGGTCGCCGGCGGCCCGGGGGTCGGCGGGAACGTCAGCATCGACGCGACCCTGTACGTCCCGGATCAGCCGGGCCCGCACCCTGCCGTGCTGATGGCCCACGGGTTCGGCGGGTCGAAGCAGAGCATCGCCCAGGATGCCCACGACCTGTCGACGCACGGTTTTGTGGTGCTGGCCTACTCGGCCCGCGGATTCGGTGCGTCCACCGGTCAGATCGGGTTGGACTCCCTGGACTACGAGGTCGCCGACGCCCGGTCGCTGGTGACCTGGCTGGCCACCCGTCCGGAAGTGGTGCAGGACGGCCCGGGTGACCCCAGGGTCGGCGTCAGCGGCGCGTCCTACGGCGGCGCCCTGGCCCTGATGCTGGCCGGCACCGACAAGCGGATCGACGCGGTCGCGCCCCAGATCACCTGGAACAACCTGTCCACGGCGCTGTTCCCCAACGCGGTCGACCCGTCCGCCGCGACGGCCGGGATCCCAGCAGCCGGTACCCCCGCGGCCGCTCCGACCTCTGTCGACGGGGTGTTCAAGAAGTCCTGGACGGCAGCCCTGCTGACGTCCGTGATCGCGGGATCCTCGCTGAGCAGTGAATCCGGCACGGCTGCCGCCGTCACGACCGGTGGTGGTGGTTTCGGTGGTGGTTCCGGAAGTGGGTCGGCCACCACGACGGCCCAGGCCGGCCCGACCGATGCCGGGACCGGGTCGGCGGGGAGCGGGTCCGGGGCGGGTCAGGCTGCCGCCGGAACGGCGACGGCCGGTTGTGGGCGTCTGATGGTCGACGTCTGTGCCGCCTACTCCGACGCCGCCCAGACCGGTCGCGAGTCCCCGGCCCTGGCCGCGCTGCTGGCCAGGTCGAGCCCGGCGGCCGTGGTCGGCAACATCACCGCCCCGACCCTGCTGATGCAGGGTGAACGGGACACGCTGTTCGGGCTCGACCAGGCGGACGCCAACGCGAAAGCCATTGCCGCCCATGGCACCACGGTGGCGGTGAGCTGGTACGACGGAGGTCACGACGGCGGGAGTCTCGACCAGGCCAATCGGGACCGCATCACCAGTTGGTTCACCTACTATCTCGGCCGGACCGGCAGCAAGCCGGCCGACAGCTTCACCTACAGCGTCGCCGGACCGTTGTCCGACAACGGCACGGCCCGCAGCCGAACCCTGCAGGTGCCCGCCTACCCCGGGCTCGCCGGAGCGGCCGCCGTCGCGCGGGCCTCCGTCCCCCTCGCCGGCGGGACGCAGACGGTGCTGAACCCGCCCGGCGGTTCGCCGGCCGGGATCTCCTCGTTGCCAGGACTCTCCGGGCTCGCCGGCAGCCTGCTGGGGAACCTGTCGCTCGGGATACCCGGGCAGACCGCGACCTTCACCTCGGCCGAGTTCAAGACGCTGACGGTGGTCGCCGGTACGCCGCAGATCTCCGTCGACGTGTCGACCGTCCCGGTCGTCGGGTCGGCTACCGGGGCAGGCGCTGTCGGGGGTGCTGGTGCGGGTGCTGGTGCGGGTGCTGGTTCCGGTGCGAGCGGATCGGGCACCAGCGGTGCCGCGTCCTCGGGGGCGGTGCTGTTCGTATCGATGTCCAAGGTCGCCGCCGGCGGCACGAAGACCCTGGCCGGAAGTGCGGTGGCGCCCGTCCGGATCTCCGGACTGCCGACCGACGGGTCGGCCAGGACGGTGCGCATCGCCCTCCCCGCAGTGGGCTTCCAGGTCGAGGCCGGATCTCGCGTCCAGGTGACCCTCTCGACCACCGACCAGGCCTACGCCGGCCCGACATCCCCGGCCGTCTACCGGATCTCGCTGACCGCAGCCGGTTCCACGGGAGCCGGTGCCGGCGGCCTGAGCATCCCCGAGGTCGGTGGGGTCAGGGTGTCCGCCGGTGAGGTCCCGGTCGGGAAGTTGATCGCCCTCATCATCCTGGCCGTCCTGGCGATCCTGGGGCTGTTCCTGCTCGGCCGGGTCCGCCGGCCCCGCGGTATCCCAGCTGCACCGGTGCCCGGCGGGGCAGTGCCCGGCGGGTCAGTGCCCGGCGGGTCAGTGCCCGGCGGGGCAGTGCCCGGCGGGGCAGTGCCCGGCAGGCAGCTTCCCGGCGATCGGGTGCCGGCGACTCCCGTCCCGCTGGAGATCATCGGGCTCGGCAAGTCCTACCCCGGCGGCGTCGCGGCGGTCACGGACGTCAGCTTCCGGGTGGACTCGGGGCAGGTTCTCGGTCTGCTCGGACCCAACGGGGCAGGCAAGACCACCACCCTGAGAATGGTCATGGGTCTCATCACCCCGACCGCCGGCGAGATCAGGGTCTTCGGCCAGACGGTCCGGCCGGGCGCCGACATCCTCGCCAGGATCGGCAGCTTCGTCGAGGGCTCCGGTTTCCTGCCGCATCTGTCAGGTCAGAAGAACCTCGACCTGTACTGGCAGGCCTCCGGACGGCCGAAAGCCGATGCCCACCTGGAGGAGGCTCTCGAGATCGCCGCGCTCGGCAAGGCCATCAACCGGAAGGTCAAGACCTACTCCCAGGGCATGCGCCAACGTCTGGCGATCGCCCAGGCGATGCTCGGACTACCGGACCTGCTGATCCTGGACGAACCGACCAACGGGTTGGACCCGCCTCAGATCCACGCCATGCGCGAGGTGCTCCGTGGGTATGCCGCAACCGGACGCACCGTGCTGGTCTCCAGCCACATGCTCTCCGAGGTGGAGCAGACGTGCAGCCACGTCGTGGTGGTCCACCAGGGCCGCACGATCGCGTCCGGCACCGTCGCGGAGATGGTGTCCGAATCCGGCGACATGGTATTCACCGTCGACGCCCAGGCCAGAGCGATGGAGGTGCTGCGGCAGCTGCCGGGGATCGGTGACGTCGAGGTCGACGACCCGGCCGGCCCGCAGGATCAGGTGGACGCAGCCCACCGCGGAGGGATCGTCCGGGCCGACCTCGGCCGTAGTTCGGCGGCGGCTGCGGTTGCCGCCCTGGTCGGCGCGGGGGTCGCCGTGACCACCGCGTCGCCACGCAATCGCCTGGAGGACGTATTCCTCGAACTGGTCGGCGCCGCCGGTCCGTCAGCTCAAAGCGGAGGAACACGATGA
- a CDS encoding ABC transporter permease, whose translation MTIGHDGGQRHDHSADAAARAMASLGAPPPAPESGIPRGFRAGHTLSVRVELMRQLRRRRTQLSLGFMVVLPLILLLAFSIGGTSGGGNGGGNGGGSGTSYVDLATAGASNFAMVALFFSASFLVIVVISLFFGDTIASEASWSSLRYLLAMPVPRMRLLRQKILVAGLLSLAALVLLTVTAYVVGLIAYGTGPLSTPIGDNFSTGSGLIRIAVVVGYLAVQLTWVAGLAFLLSVVTDAPLGAVGGAVLVSILSQILDQIAALKSVRLWLPTHYGTAWTGALVEPIRWDDMVRGAFSGLMYAVIFVAVAALRFRRKDITS comes from the coding sequence ATGACGATCGGTCACGACGGCGGCCAACGGCACGACCACTCCGCCGACGCAGCGGCACGAGCGATGGCCTCTCTCGGAGCGCCGCCACCGGCCCCCGAATCCGGGATCCCCCGTGGCTTCCGGGCCGGTCACACGCTCAGCGTCCGGGTGGAACTCATGCGGCAGCTACGGCGCAGGCGCACCCAGTTGTCGCTCGGGTTCATGGTCGTCCTCCCGCTGATCCTGCTGCTCGCCTTCTCGATCGGGGGAACCTCCGGGGGCGGTAACGGCGGCGGTAACGGCGGCGGGAGCGGGACGTCCTACGTCGACCTGGCCACGGCCGGGGCGTCCAACTTCGCCATGGTGGCGTTGTTCTTCTCGGCCAGTTTCCTGGTGATCGTGGTGATCAGCCTGTTCTTCGGCGACACGATCGCCTCGGAGGCATCGTGGTCCTCGCTCCGCTATCTGCTGGCCATGCCGGTGCCCCGGATGCGCCTGCTGCGGCAGAAGATCCTGGTGGCCGGACTGTTGTCACTGGCCGCGCTCGTCCTGCTGACCGTCACCGCCTACGTCGTGGGGCTGATCGCCTACGGGACGGGGCCGTTGTCCACCCCGATCGGCGACAATTTCAGCACCGGTAGCGGTCTGATCCGGATTGCCGTCGTGGTGGGCTATCTCGCCGTCCAGCTGACGTGGGTCGCCGGTCTGGCGTTCCTGCTCAGCGTGGTCACCGATGCGCCACTCGGTGCGGTCGGCGGGGCCGTACTGGTGTCGATCCTGTCCCAGATCCTCGACCAGATCGCGGCGCTGAAGAGCGTGCGGCTGTGGCTGCCGACGCACTACGGCACCGCGTGGACCGGCGCCCTCGTCGAGCCGATCCGCTGGGACGACATGGTCCGCGGCGCCTTCTCCGGCCTGATGTACGCCGTCATCTTCGTGGCGGTCGCCGCGTTGCGGTTCCGCCGCAAGGACATCACCAGCTGA
- a CDS encoding S9 family peptidase, producing the protein MKPDDITLLTIPSGPALAPDGTVVVALSHPDTKEDRYAGTLQIFDVNSSVPRDLTLGPRDSAPVISPDGHTVVFLRAGATGPAQLFAIDLRGGEPRALTSHPLGAGVPVFAPDGDRIAYLAAVPEAGRYGTDPDTSADAEPPRRIDRMSYRRDARGFLLDKPEQVFVVGLGPDATAVQLTAEPDVSGGPVFLPDGRICYLRTVTPDRPQTEIAVIGSSPSGDGPGVGDLLASPAGNAGSLVAGGSSLWYLGVEFEGIDSAGRTQGLWSVPIEGGTPRRLTDPEIEVDGSSVPVVLDKAVLVGVLDRGSVVLLAVPPDAERVAAAHLTTVLTGERVVTSFSAAKTPDGTVAVAATVADPGTPGELVTVEISADGRPLGPEQIRSDFAARLRAAGTLRQVEITATAPDGYPVHGFLVLPPGDGPHPVLLVVHGGPHAAYGWGLFDEAQVYAAAGYAVVLPNPRGSAGYGHDHGRTILGRLGSVDADDVLALLDAAVSRPDCDGDRMGVMGGSYGGFMTSWLASHAPDRFTAAISERAVNAWDSFAGSSDIGYNFAEAYTGPDRVSQWEASPLAYADDISLPLLIIHSEHDWRCPIEQGQRLYVALKKRGAEVEMLLFPAEGHELSRSGRPRHRVQRFEAILDWWHRYLPVAAQDGA; encoded by the coding sequence GTGAAACCCGATGACATCACCCTGCTCACCATTCCCTCCGGACCCGCGCTCGCCCCTGACGGAACGGTGGTGGTCGCCCTGTCGCATCCGGACACGAAGGAGGACCGGTATGCCGGGACGCTCCAGATCTTCGACGTGAACAGTTCTGTGCCAAGGGATCTCACATTGGGACCCCGTGACTCGGCCCCGGTGATCTCCCCGGACGGACACACAGTGGTCTTCCTCCGCGCGGGAGCGACCGGGCCCGCGCAGCTGTTCGCCATCGATCTACGGGGCGGCGAGCCGAGGGCGCTGACCTCACACCCGCTGGGTGCCGGCGTCCCGGTGTTCGCACCCGACGGTGACCGGATCGCCTATCTGGCCGCGGTCCCGGAGGCCGGCCGGTACGGTACCGACCCCGACACGTCGGCCGATGCCGAGCCCCCGCGACGGATCGACCGGATGTCCTACCGGCGTGACGCCCGGGGATTCCTGCTGGACAAACCGGAACAGGTCTTCGTGGTCGGTCTCGGCCCCGATGCCACCGCGGTGCAGTTGACCGCAGAGCCGGACGTCAGCGGCGGGCCGGTCTTCCTGCCCGACGGCCGGATCTGCTATCTGCGGACCGTCACGCCCGATCGCCCCCAGACCGAGATCGCAGTGATCGGTTCGTCGCCGTCGGGTGACGGCCCCGGGGTCGGGGACCTGCTGGCATCGCCGGCCGGAAACGCCGGCTCCCTGGTGGCCGGAGGGTCGTCGCTGTGGTACCTGGGCGTCGAGTTCGAGGGGATCGACAGCGCCGGCCGGACGCAGGGTCTGTGGTCGGTACCGATCGAGGGCGGAACGCCACGACGGCTGACCGACCCGGAGATCGAGGTCGACGGCAGTTCTGTGCCGGTGGTACTCGACAAGGCGGTGCTGGTCGGTGTTCTCGATCGGGGGTCGGTCGTCCTGCTGGCGGTGCCGCCGGACGCCGAGCGTGTCGCGGCGGCCCATCTGACCACCGTCCTGACCGGCGAGCGGGTGGTGACGTCGTTCTCGGCGGCGAAGACCCCGGACGGGACGGTCGCGGTGGCCGCAACCGTGGCCGACCCCGGCACGCCGGGAGAACTCGTCACCGTCGAGATCTCGGCGGACGGTCGACCGCTCGGACCCGAGCAGATCCGCAGCGACTTCGCGGCCCGGCTCAGGGCGGCCGGAACCCTGCGACAGGTCGAGATCACCGCCACCGCGCCCGACGGCTATCCCGTGCACGGTTTCCTGGTGCTTCCGCCGGGCGACGGACCGCACCCCGTCCTGCTGGTCGTGCACGGCGGCCCGCACGCCGCCTACGGTTGGGGGCTGTTCGACGAGGCCCAGGTGTACGCGGCCGCCGGGTATGCGGTGGTGCTGCCGAACCCTCGGGGCTCGGCCGGGTACGGGCACGATCACGGCCGGACGATCCTCGGGCGTCTGGGTTCCGTGGACGCAGACGACGTGCTCGCCCTGCTCGATGCCGCGGTGAGCCGGCCCGACTGCGACGGCGACCGGATGGGCGTGATGGGCGGTTCCTACGGTGGATTCATGACGTCCTGGCTCGCCTCCCACGCCCCGGATCGCTTCACCGCAGCGATCAGCGAGCGTGCGGTGAACGCCTGGGACAGCTTCGCGGGCTCCAGCGACATCGGGTACAACTTCGCCGAGGCCTACACCGGACCGGATCGGGTGTCGCAATGGGAGGCCTCGCCGCTGGCGTACGCCGACGACATCTCCTTGCCACTGCTGATCATCCACTCGGAGCACGACTGGCGATGCCCGATCGAGCAGGGGCAGCGCTTGTACGTGGCGCTGAAGAAGCGGGGCGCCGAGGTCGAGATGCTGCTGTTCCCGGCGGAGGGGCACGAACTTTCCCGATCCGGACGGCCGCGGCACCGTGTCCAACGCTTCGAGGCGATTCTCGACTGGTGGCACCGTTACCTGCCGGTCGCAGCGCAGGACGGGGCATGA
- the coaE gene encoding dephospho-CoA kinase: protein MSITVAVTGGIGAGKSTVTALLAERGAVVVDSDRLAREVVGSGTPGLAAIAERFGTGVISADGSLDRPALAAIVFADPVSRKALEGITHPLIRARFAQLQADAPVGSVVVNDIPLLTTADAAAAFHLVIGVGAPEDVRIRRLVGRGLAAADARARIAAQIDDEARQALCDVWVDNGATPEHTRGQALPLWSRLAGFAANHRAGRAAARGGPVLVPYDPQWPATARRLIARVHAAVGDHRVDHIGSTAVPGLASKDVIDLQLTVADLAQAEVFAPLLTAAGFPRLPDYTRDTPHDFRYDRDGHHETHPDDWRKAFHANSDPGQSINLHLRVRDSPNWAWSLRFRDWLRSDAGARSDYLALKEQTELVHGQDAGVDGYADAKEDFLARSDARIGAWADSVGWSPG, encoded by the coding sequence ATGAGCATCACGGTCGCAGTCACCGGCGGCATCGGAGCGGGCAAGTCGACCGTCACAGCGTTGCTGGCCGAACGCGGCGCCGTGGTGGTCGATTCCGACCGACTCGCCCGGGAGGTGGTGGGCAGCGGCACGCCGGGTCTGGCCGCCATTGCCGAGCGGTTCGGGACCGGGGTGATCTCGGCCGATGGATCTCTGGATCGACCGGCCCTCGCGGCGATCGTGTTTGCCGACCCGGTCTCTCGAAAAGCGTTGGAGGGCATCACCCATCCACTGATCCGGGCCAGATTTGCCCAGCTGCAGGCGGACGCTCCCGTCGGCAGCGTCGTCGTCAACGACATACCGCTCCTGACGACCGCCGACGCCGCTGCTGCCTTCCATCTGGTCATCGGGGTCGGGGCGCCGGAGGACGTCCGAATCCGACGCCTGGTTGGTCGGGGGCTCGCCGCGGCCGACGCACGCGCCCGGATCGCCGCCCAGATCGACGACGAGGCACGGCAGGCCCTGTGCGACGTCTGGGTCGACAACGGCGCCACTCCGGAACACACACGCGGGCAGGCCCTGCCGCTCTGGTCCCGGCTCGCGGGGTTCGCCGCCAACCACCGGGCCGGTCGAGCCGCAGCCCGCGGAGGGCCGGTCCTGGTGCCCTACGACCCGCAATGGCCGGCCACGGCACGTCGTCTGATCGCCAGGGTGCACGCAGCGGTGGGGGACCATCGCGTCGATCACATCGGATCGACGGCCGTGCCGGGTCTCGCGTCCAAGGATGTGATCGACCTGCAGCTGACGGTGGCCGACCTCGCGCAGGCCGAGGTGTTCGCGCCCCTGCTGACCGCTGCCGGATTCCCGCGATTGCCCGACTACACCCGGGACACCCCGCACGATTTTCGCTACGACCGCGACGGGCACCACGAAACGCACCCCGACGACTGGCGCAAGGCGTTCCACGCGAATTCAGATCCGGGCCAAAGTATCAACCTGCACCTCAGAGTGAGGGATTCGCCGAACTGGGCCTGGTCGCTCCGGTTCCGTGACTGGCTCCGCTCCGACGCCGGGGCCAGATCCGACTACCTGGCCCTGAAGGAGCAGACCGAGCTCGTGCACGGGCAGGATGCGGGCGTCGACGGCTACGCGGACGCCAAGGAGGACTTCCTGGCGCGCTCCGATGCCAGGATCGGCGCATGGGCGGACTCCGTGGGTTGGTCACCGGGCTGA
- a CDS encoding VOC family protein, producing the protein MNNAVQIQIVIDAKSPAVLAEFWAVALGYRLDDPPPGFETWEEALAASDLPPDRWDDASAIVDPHGPGPRVYFQKVAESKQIKNRLHLDVGVGRAIKDPVIRWETVLGHVERLIGSGATVVQERHGDWGDRWMVLLDPEGNEFCVQ; encoded by the coding sequence ATGAACAACGCCGTGCAGATCCAGATCGTCATCGACGCGAAGAGCCCGGCCGTGCTCGCCGAGTTCTGGGCGGTTGCCCTTGGTTATCGACTCGACGATCCGCCCCCCGGTTTCGAGACGTGGGAGGAGGCCCTCGCGGCCTCGGATCTCCCGCCGGACCGTTGGGACGACGCCAGTGCCATCGTGGATCCACACGGCCCCGGGCCGAGGGTCTACTTCCAGAAGGTCGCGGAGTCCAAGCAGATCAAGAACCGGCTGCACCTGGATGTCGGCGTCGGTCGCGCGATCAAGGATCCCGTCATCCGCTGGGAGACGGTGCTGGGGCACGTCGAGCGGCTGATCGGTTCGGGAGCCACCGTGGTCCAGGAGAGACACGGCGACTGGGGCGACCGGTGGATGGTGCTGTTGGATCCCGAGGGCAACGAGTTCTGCGTGCAGTGA
- the uvrB gene encoding excinuclease ABC subunit UvrB, whose protein sequence is MAFATEHPVLAVSEHRPVGDIARSGARFEVISDYQPAGDQPTAIADLERRIKAGEKDIVLLGATGTGKSATTAWLIEKVQRPTLVMAPNKTLAAQLANELRELFPNNAVEYFVSYYDYYQPEAYVPQTDTYIEKDSSVNADVERLRHSATMSLLSRRDVIVVASVSCIYGLGTPQSYLDRSLPVTVGMQMDRDALLRGLVDIQYSRNDIAFTRGSFRVRGDTVEIIPAYEELAVRIEFFGDDIENLYYLHPLTGDIVREVQELRIFPATHYAAGPERMAKAVRDIEDELAGRLAELEKQGDLLEAQRLRMRTTYDLEMIRQVGFCSGIENYSRHIDGRGAGTAGATLIDYFPEDFLLVIDESHVTVPQIGAMHEGDASRKRTLVDHGFRLPSALDNRPLTWEEFSSRIGQTVYLSATPGPYELGRAQGEFVEQVIRPTGLVDPEVIIKPTTGQIDDLIGEIRKRVAVDERVLVTTLTKKMSEDLTDYLLEMGVRVRYLHSEVDTLRRVELLRELRMGEFDVLVGINLLREGLDLPEVSLVAILDADKEGFLRSGTALIQTIGRAARNVNGQVHMYADKITPSMARAIEETNRRREKQVAYNLEAGVDPQPLRKKINDILSLVYAEAEDTAEAGSPVKMGGSGRNASRGRKASGEVGGSSSGIFAGHSTAGMARSQLADLVQQLTDQMMASARELKFELAGRLRDEIHELKKEIRDMDSAGVGAR, encoded by the coding sequence GTGGCTTTCGCGACCGAACATCCAGTCCTTGCCGTCTCCGAGCACCGCCCTGTGGGGGACATCGCGCGTAGTGGCGCGCGGTTCGAGGTGATCAGTGACTACCAACCCGCCGGCGATCAGCCGACCGCCATCGCCGATCTGGAAAGACGGATCAAAGCCGGCGAGAAGGACATCGTCCTGCTCGGAGCCACCGGTACCGGGAAGTCGGCCACCACCGCCTGGCTGATCGAGAAGGTGCAGCGGCCCACCCTGGTGATGGCGCCCAACAAGACACTGGCGGCCCAGCTGGCCAACGAGTTGCGGGAGCTCTTCCCCAACAACGCGGTCGAGTACTTCGTCTCCTACTACGACTACTACCAGCCGGAGGCGTACGTCCCGCAGACCGACACCTACATCGAGAAGGACTCCTCGGTGAACGCCGACGTCGAGCGCCTGCGCCACTCGGCGACCATGTCGCTGCTGTCGCGGCGGGACGTCATCGTGGTCGCGTCGGTGTCCTGCATCTACGGGCTCGGCACCCCGCAGTCGTACCTGGACCGGTCGCTGCCGGTCACCGTCGGGATGCAGATGGACCGCGATGCGCTCCTGCGGGGGCTGGTCGACATCCAGTACTCGCGCAACGACATCGCCTTCACCAGAGGCTCTTTCCGGGTGCGCGGTGACACCGTCGAGATCATCCCGGCCTACGAGGAACTGGCCGTCCGGATCGAATTCTTCGGGGACGACATCGAGAACCTCTACTACCTGCACCCGCTGACGGGCGACATCGTGCGCGAGGTGCAGGAGCTGCGGATCTTCCCCGCCACGCACTACGCGGCCGGGCCGGAGCGGATGGCCAAGGCGGTGCGCGACATCGAGGACGAGCTGGCCGGCCGGTTGGCCGAACTGGAGAAGCAGGGCGACCTGCTGGAAGCCCAGCGTCTGCGCATGCGCACCACCTACGACCTGGAGATGATCCGTCAGGTGGGGTTCTGCTCGGGCATCGAGAACTACTCCCGTCACATCGACGGTCGGGGGGCCGGCACGGCGGGGGCCACCCTGATCGACTACTTCCCGGAGGACTTCCTCCTCGTGATCGACGAATCGCACGTCACGGTCCCGCAGATCGGGGCGATGCACGAGGGCGACGCGTCACGCAAACGCACGCTGGTCGATCACGGTTTCCGTCTGCCTTCCGCCCTGGACAACCGCCCGCTGACGTGGGAGGAGTTCTCCAGCCGGATCGGTCAGACGGTCTACCTGTCGGCGACCCCGGGTCCCTACGAACTCGGGCGCGCGCAGGGTGAGTTCGTCGAGCAGGTGATCAGGCCGACCGGTCTGGTCGACCCCGAGGTCATCATCAAGCCGACCACCGGGCAGATCGACGATCTGATCGGTGAGATCCGGAAGCGGGTCGCGGTCGACGAGCGGGTGCTGGTCACCACGCTGACCAAGAAGATGTCCGAGGACCTGACCGACTATCTGCTCGAGATGGGCGTCCGGGTCAGGTATCTGCACTCCGAGGTCGACACGTTGCGCCGGGTCGAGCTGCTGCGGGAACTGCGGATGGGGGAGTTCGACGTCCTCGTCGGCATCAACCTGCTCCGCGAGGGTCTGGATCTTCCGGAGGTATCGCTGGTGGCCATTCTCGACGCCGACAAGGAAGGTTTTCTGCGGTCGGGGACGGCCCTGATCCAGACGATCGGCCGGGCGGCACGCAACGTCAACGGTCAGGTCCACATGTATGCGGACAAGATCACCCCGTCGATGGCCAGGGCGATCGAGGAGACCAACCGTCGTCGCGAGAAGCAGGTCGCCTACAACCTGGAGGCCGGGGTCGACCCGCAGCCTCTGCGCAAGAAGATCAACGACATCCTTTCTCTCGTCTACGCCGAGGCCGAGGACACCGCCGAGGCGGGCTCCCCGGTGAAGATGGGTGGCTCCGGACGCAATGCCTCCCGGGGTCGGAAGGCATCCGGCGAGGTCGGCGGTAGCAGCTCGGGCATCTTCGCCGGGCATTCCACGGCCGGCATGGCGCGGTCGCAGCTCGCCGACCTCGTGCAGCAGCTCACCGACCAGATGATGGCGTCCGCGCGGGAGTTGAAGTTCGAGCTGGCCGGGCGGTTGCGGGACGAGATCCACGAGCTGAAGAAGGAAATCCGGGACATGGACTCGGCCGGTGTCGGGGCACGCTAG
- a CDS encoding TetR/AcrR family transcriptional regulator, whose amino-acid sequence MSRIVHSTANAVVSAKLAALSRMSCQAGGGRGADREAAICQAVVELLNEISYESVTMDAVAARAKASKATIYRRWSNKGELVVEALQGMVLARDLPLPDTGSLRDDIIARIDQQMKDPVLASVNTAALKVLVYAASSEPELAKEMRTSIRDSQLAAWQTLLRRAHARGELQQEVDPDLMFEVIQGQFCARTGVEAGAVDDGYVEHVVDNVMMPVILHAGSAISRSGTAVK is encoded by the coding sequence ATGTCCCGCATCGTGCACTCCACCGCCAACGCCGTGGTCTCTGCGAAGTTGGCTGCGCTGTCCAGGATGAGTTGTCAGGCCGGCGGCGGGCGCGGTGCCGACCGTGAGGCGGCCATCTGCCAGGCCGTCGTCGAGCTCCTCAACGAGATCAGCTACGAATCGGTGACCATGGATGCGGTGGCCGCACGCGCCAAAGCCTCCAAGGCCACCATCTACCGTCGCTGGTCGAACAAGGGCGAACTGGTGGTGGAAGCGTTGCAGGGAATGGTGCTCGCCCGCGATCTGCCTCTGCCGGATACCGGCAGCCTGCGCGACGACATCATCGCCCGGATCGATCAGCAGATGAAGGATCCGGTACTCGCCTCGGTCAACACCGCCGCGCTCAAGGTGCTCGTGTATGCGGCCTCGAGCGAGCCGGAACTGGCGAAGGAGATGCGGACCTCCATCCGCGATTCGCAACTCGCTGCCTGGCAGACCCTGCTGCGCCGGGCGCACGCCAGGGGCGAGTTGCAGCAGGAGGTGGACCCCGACCTGATGTTCGAGGTCATCCAGGGGCAGTTCTGCGCCAGGACCGGTGTCGAGGCGGGGGCCGTCGATGACGGCTACGTCGAACACGTCGTCGACAACGTGATGATGCCGGTGATACTGCACGCCGGTTCGGCGATCTCGCGGTCCGGCACCGCGGTGAAGTGA